One window from the genome of Balaenoptera musculus isolate JJ_BM4_2016_0621 chromosome 3, mBalMus1.pri.v3, whole genome shotgun sequence encodes:
- the WIZ gene encoding protein Wiz isoform X4, with amino-acid sequence MAASTAQCRVTKAESKAAAGPRAGGARERAPAGAPPLGPQSPGPAALPAPPPPPPPPLPPPLPPRDGPKAEPEPGPGPAPAPAPGLGSEENAMVAMDLGSPLLPKKSLPVPGPLEQVANRLSSRVAAEVPHGSKQELPDLKAQSLTTCEVCGACFETRKGLSSHARSHLRQLGVAESESSGAPIDLLYELVKQKGLPDTPLGLPPGLTKKSSSPKEMVAGAPRPGLLALAKPLDAPAVNKAIKSPPGFSAKGLAHPPSSPLLKKASLALAGSPTPKNPEDKSPQLSLSPRPASPKAQWPQSEDEGPLNLTLDSDGGRELDCQLCGAWFETRKGLSSHARAHLRHLGVSDPDAKGSPIDVLHGLIRRDGVQIRLPPGRGTLALLGRPPPASAALSLLPPPPPATKAKLKAEGMASPWGKQDLSAAAAAGIFWASDVEPSPLNLSSGPEPARDIRCEFCGEFFENRKGLSSHARSHLRQMGVTEWYVNGSPIDTLREILKRRTQSRPGGHPNPSGPSPKALAKVVGSGGPGSSLEARSPADLHLSPLAKKLPPPPGSPLGHSPTASPPPTARKMFPGLSSPSLPKKLKPEQMRVEIKREMLPGALHGEPHPSEGPWVAPREDMTPLNLSSRAEPVRDIRCEFCGEFFENRKGLSSHARSHLRQMGVTEWSVNGSPIDTLREILKKKSKPCLIKKEPPAGDLAPALAEDGPLTVAPGPMQAPLPLAPMAGRPGKPGAGPTQVPRELSLAPITGAKPSATSYLGSVAAKRPLQEDRLLPAEVKAKTYIQTELPFKAKTLHEKTSHSSTEACCELCGLYFENRKALASHARAHLRQFGVTEWCVNGSPIETLSEWIKHRPQKVGAYRSYIQGGRPFTKKFRSAGHGRDGDKRPPLGLAPGGLAVVGRSAGCEPGLEAGRAADSGERPLAASPPGTMKAEEHQRQNINKFERRQARPPDSSAARGGEEANDLHQKLEEVRQPPPRVRPVPSLVPRPPQTSLVKFVGNIYTLKCRFCEVEFQGPLSIQEEWVRHLQRHILEMNFSKADPPPEEPQAPQAQTAAAEAP; translated from the exons ATGGCCGCCTCCACCGCCCAGTGCCGAGTGACAAAAGCGGAGAGCAAGGCGGCGGCGGGGCCGCGCGCGGGGGGCGCCCGGGAGCGCGCGCCCGCGGGGGCGCCCCCGCTGGGCCCCCAGAGCCCGGGCCCCGCGGCTctccccgcgccgccgccgccgccgcccccacccctgccgccgccgctgccgccgcggGACGGGCCCAAGGCCGAGCCGGAGCCGGGGCCCgggcccgcgcccgcgcccgcgccgg GCCTGGGTTCTGAGGAAAACGCAATGGTGGCCATGGACTTGGGCTCCCCCCTGCTCCCCAAGAAGAGCCTGCCTGTCCCTGGGCCCCTGGAGCAGGTGGCCAATCGGCTGAGCAGCAGAGTGGCTGCAGAGGTTCCTCATGGCAGTAAGCAGGAGCTGCCGGACCTCAAGG CCCAGAGCCTGACCACCTGCGAGGTCTGTGGTGCCTGCTTTGAGACACGCAAGGGCCTGTCCAGCCACGCGCGCTCCCACCTGCGGCAGCTTGGGGTGGCTGAGTCGGAGAGCAGCGGTGCCCCCATCGACCTCCTCTACGAGCTCGTGAAGCAGAAGGGCCTGCCCGACACACCCCTTGGGCTGCCCCCGGGCCTGACTAAGAAGTCCAGCTCGCCGAAGGAAATGGTTGCTGGAGCCCCACGACCCGGCCTGCTCGCCCTGGCCAAGCCCCTCGATGCCCCTGCTGTCAACAAGGCCATCAAGTCACCTCCCGGCTTCTCGGCCAAGGGCCTGGCCCACCCGCCCAGCTCCCCACTCCTCAAGAAGGCATCACTGGCCCTGGCGGGCTCCCCTACCCCCAAGAATCCTGAGGACAAGAGCCCCCAGCTGTCCCTGAGCCCCCGGCCGGCCTCCCCAAAGGCACAGTGGCCCCAGTCTGAGGACGAGGGGCCCCTGAACCTCA CTTTAGATAGTGACGGGGGCAGAGAGCTGGACTGCCAGCTGTGCGGTGCCTGGTTTGAGACCCGCAAGGGCCTGTCCAGCCACGCCCGCGCCCACCTGCGCCACCTGGGCGTCAGCGACCCGGACGCCAAGGGATCCCCCATAGACGTGCTCCACGGGCTCATCAGGAGGGACGGCGTCCAGATCCGCCTCCCACCCGGGCGTGGCACCCTGGCCCTGCTGGGGCGGCCTCCTCCCGCCTCTGCGGCCCTCTCCTTGCTCCCCCCCCCACCGCCGGCCACGAAGGCCAAGCTGAAGGCCGAGGGTATGGCCAGCCCCTGGGGGAAGCAGGACCTCTCAGCCGCCGCAGCCGCTGGCATTTTCTGGGCCTCTGATGTGGAGCCGTCTCCTCTCAACCTCT CTTCAGGCCCAGAGCCGGCACGTGACATCCGCTGCGAGTTCTGTGGCGAGTTCTTCGAGAACCGAAAGGGCCTGTCGAGCCATGCACGCTCGCACCTGCGGCAGATGGGCGTGACCGAGTGGTACGTCAACGGCTCACCCATCGACACGCTGCGGGAGATCCTCAAGAGACGGACCCAGTCCCGGCCTGGGGGACACCCCAACCCGTCAGGGCCTAGCCCAAAAGCCCTGGCCAAGGTGGTGGGCAGCGGAGGTCCTGGCAGCTCACTGGAAGCCCGCAGCCCCGCGGACCTTCATCTCTCACCCCTGGCCAAGAAGTTGCCGCCGCCACCAGGCAGCCCCCTGGGCCACTCACCgactgcctctcctcctcccacgGCCCGGAAGATGTTCCCAGGCCTCTCCTCACCCTCCCTGCCCAAGAAGCTGAAGCCTGAACAAATGCGGGTGGAGATCAAGCGGGAGATGCTGCCGGGGGCCCTTCATGGGGAGCCGCACCCATCCGAGGGTCCCTGGGTGGCACCTCGGGAAGACATGACCCCCTTGAACCTGT CGTCCCGGGCAGAGCCAGTACGTGACATCCGCTGTGAGTTCTGTGGCGAGTTCTTCGAGAACCGAAAGGGCCTGTCGAGCCATGCACGCTCGCACCTGCGGCAGATGGGTGTGACCGAGTGGTCTGTCAACGGCTCACCCATCGACACGCTGCGGGAGATCCTCAAGAAGAAATCTAAACCATGCCTCATCAAGAAGGAGCCGCCGGCCGGAGACCTGGCCCCTGCCTTGGCTGAGGATGGGCCCCTCACAGTGGCCCCTGGGCCCATGCAAGCCCCTTTGCCGCTGGCGCCAATGGCTGGCCGGCCAGGCAAACCAGGAGCTGGGCCAACCCAGGTTCCCCGCGAGCTCAGCCTGGCACCCATCACTGGTGCCAAGCCTTCAGCCACCAGCTACCTGGGCTCAGTGGCAGCCAAGCGGCCCCTGCAGGAGGACCGCCTCCTCCCAGCAGAGGTCAAGGCCAAGACCTACATCCAGACTGAACTGCCCTTCAAGGCAAAGACCCTCCATGAGAAGACCTCCCACTCCT CCACTGAGGCCTGCTGCGAGCTGTGTGGCCTTTACTTCGAAAACCGCAAGGCCCTGGCCAGTCATGCACGGGCGCACCTGCGGCAGTTCGGCGTGACCGAGTGGTGTGTGAACGGCTCACCCATCGAGACACTGAGTGAGTGGATCAAGCACCGGCCCCAGAAGGTGGGCGCCTACCGCAGCTACATCCAGGGTGGCCGTCCCTTCACCAAGAAGTTTCGCAGTGCCGGCCATGGCCGCGATGGCGACAAGCGGCCGCCCTTGGGGCTGGCACCCGGGGGCCTGGCCGTGGTGGGCCGCAGTGCCGGGTGTGAGCCAGGGCTCGAGGCTGGCCGGGCAGCTGACAGTGGTGAGCGGCCTCTGGCAGCCAGCCCGCCAGGCACTATGAAGGCTGAGGAGCACCAGCGGCAGAACATCAACA AATTTGAGCGCCGACAAGCCCGCCCTCCAGATTCCTCTGCGGCCCGGGGTGGTGAGGAGGCCAATGACCTgcaccagaagctggaggaggtgCGGCAGCCTCCGCCCCGGGTCCGGCCAGTCCCCTCCCTGGTGCCCCGGCCCCCTCAGACATCACTCGTCAAGTTCGTTGGCAACATCTACACCCTCAAGTGCAG GTTCTGTGAGGTGGAATTCCAGGGGCCCCTCTCCATCCAGGAGGAGTGGGTGCGGCACTTACAGCGGCACATCCTGGAGATGAATTTCTCCAAAGCGGACCCTCCGCCCGAGGAGCCCCAGGCCCCACAGGCACAGACAGCGGCAGCAGAGGCGCCCTAA